From a single Sorghum bicolor cultivar BTx623 chromosome 5, Sorghum_bicolor_NCBIv3, whole genome shotgun sequence genomic region:
- the LOC8086027 gene encoding uncharacterized protein LOC8086027, with protein sequence MRPLSSVGVGLAVVSSLLLLALTAELYYIFVHKRRQRRRAAAISDAASSPSSSSRELLQLFCFKKPPPAALASTYAVPEPAAAVAVAVGVSGDGGGADDDEDETVEAQLMRLGSLVGPTRLLFTIKEETREDLESEDGGRRSRNRSRSRSLGELLHCAETPPFLTPRTSPSPLHTASMDNSYNPLFESPAASPGPGAAPAVSPPPKFQFLRDAEEKLYRRALAEEEAMRARRSPRSPAATAEEDGGYITIVVAKNNRAIPMPSPPACAAAGGH encoded by the coding sequence ATGAGACCTCTAAGCAGCGTCGGCGTCGGGCTGGCCGTGGTGTCGTCGCTGCTCCTGCTAGCGCTCACCGCGGAGCTCTACTACATCTTCGTGCACAAgcgccggcagcggcggcgcgcggcggccaTCTCCGACGCGGCGTCGTCCCCGTCCTCGTCCTCCCGCGAGCTGCTCCAGCTCTTCTGCTTCAAgaagccgccgccggcggcgctcGCGTCCACCTACGCCGTCCCCGAGCCAGCCgccgccgtggccgtggccgtcgGCGtcagcggcgacggcggcggtgccgacgacgacgaagacGAGACGGTGGAGGCGCAGCTGATGCGGCTCGGCAGCCTCGTCGGGCCCACGCGGCTGCTGTTCACCATCAAGGAGGAGACCCGCGAGGACCTCGAGTCCGAGGACGGAGGGCGGCGCAGCCGGAACCGCAGCCGCAGCCGTAGCCTCGGCGAGCTGCTGCATTGCGCTGAGACGCCGCCGTTCCTCACGCCCAgaacctcgccgtcgccgctgcACACGGCCTCGATGGACAACTCCTACAACCCGCTCTTCGAGTCCCCCGCGGCCAGCCCGGGCCCGGGCGCTGCACCGGCGGTGTCGCCACCGCCCAAGTTCCAGTTCCTCCGGGATGCCGAGGAGAAGCTCTACCGCCGCGCGCTCGCCGAGGAGGAGGCCATGAGGGCGCGGAGGTCGCCAAGGTCGCCGGCGGCCACTGCCGAGGAGGATGGCGGGTACATCACCATCGTGGTGGCCAAGAACAACCGCGCCATCCCCATGCCGTCGCCACCCgcctgcgccgccgccggcggccattAG